From the Ipomoea triloba cultivar NCNSP0323 chromosome 8, ASM357664v1 genome, the window aataacataactgaataaaaactaacataaaaatgaactaattgaactaattaacttacatttgcgaagtttgaaaaaaaaataaaataatgttattgagTAAATgtttcacatttaaatataatgttattaaattaattgaaattcacatatttaataatGATGCACCAtctcgagatctatcaatttaaaatgaagaacaataaaagataatagaactaaaagaaataaactttcaataaattagttaaaaacacaTCATAGAttatctacaaatattgaaccacaaagtctattGTGGGCCTATTgtttaaatgatgatctagagatgttttgattgcACTATATTTATgtgttggaaaatatttagaaacaaaactaaatggtttccagacatctattactatttatgataacgaacaaaagtttaaggcaaaaacttgtatgtGACCGTCTCATGGTCTGAATATGTGAGACGGGttggatctttaattaacgaggtcaaagatccgacccattaatcaaatatttgctccattaatcaaagatctaacCCGTCTTacgaattgagacccgtgagatggtctcacacaagtgttactcaaagtttaaaatatcaccaaagtagaatttgaaacaaaactctgatatcaatgtaaaatttttaaataagaatgttttttcatgcaaggaaaaaaattgtataatatttatcaatatctatataataaaattttttatcaatttctctttttatctgTTTATGTAAAcagatattatatttatagtattttgtacaatatgaaaatatatacacatttttttttatagaattgtgattactggcataactatacacgttaattactacaatggttacttattaaaaaaaattattttaaaatatgtctaaacttagactcttaattaaaaatttaaaaatatttaaaatttgtctaaatatgtaatataattaggGACTACTATACATTAATCCacataaagttaaaaaaaattaaattcttttaatttgtaaatgtaatttttcttaattataattaataaaatataaaataaaattattaaattaaaaaatgtgtattcataaatatttatattttaaaaaatgcatacatacatatacttatgcattatattaatcatgcaaaattaaaatgttattttttaatttctaaatttaattataatatatcaatataaattataattacataaattatattacagaatttgcatatatacatattaataaatattatttgcatatacattgtattacacaatcatacaCGAAAATGTGTctgattagagtttaaaatcacatatacaaaatttaaaatttacattgttgttttaaattttgagtataattttcttagttattattcatattgttagaattagagtgtatatgaaataagattaggaataattcaatttaattatgtaaatttttctctataaatttatataaatatgtacatgattagagattatattaatcatacaaaattttaattttgtatgctatgataatagatacttgatcaaatatatgaaaatttaactatattattatattgtacattttaatatatttatatttttaaatttttttatttaaatttataataacaaaattttttccgtgcatagcacgggtaaaacactagtgtTATATATACTACTCCATTCATCTAGTAATAATTGCCCATTTTGAAGAAACAACATACCAttttaagataatatatttaagGTCATATCTACTACTTGCAAGTGCTCAATTAACCCATTGTTCTAAAATAAGATCTAATTGgtcatatttacttttaaaattatgtttgcTTAACATTTTCTCTAGGTTTTCATCAGGTAATCCTTGCGTAATACTGACatggaatttaaataaaaataatttgatgacTTGTTTTATTGTTgactaggggtgtaaatgagccgagcggttCGCGAGCTGCTCGCGAGCCGTTCGGTCAAAGCTtggctcgagctcggtcaaatttGAGCTCGAGCCGGGCTCGAGCGGGtcgtttaataatcgagccgagctcgagctctaatgtcttaggctcgtggctcgacgagccactcgcgaaccatatatatatatatatatatatatatatatatatatatatatatatatatataatatacatataaaattatagtttatttttaattgaaagatgaattgaaaatcaaacaggttaaatttgagctcaaaatcGAACTCCAACTCGAGTTTAACCCTGATCTCGAGCTCGAACTCTAGTTcaagatcgagctcgagcttgaACAATTGAGCTACTCGAGCCGAACTCGAACATCTCGAAAATtgacgagctcgagctcgagcatcaattcTCGAACTCAAGCCGAGCCTTCCttaagcataagcaaataagtcatgtttaaataagtaatgcaagtagaaaagatagaagatgatgataagtaaaagaagatgagaatGAATATAATCATAgtagtaaataaatatgtaagtagataatggtgagaatgtggttgtagtgacatatagtctaatagatgatagatgagtctgttttccatttagaaaacggtttttaatagtgtttcagttttctagaaaactgaaaaattgttTACTGtgtttcaaaatggaaaattgtactagtaaacatgttttctattttctgttctccaattttccaaattttttaaaaactggAGAAAAACTCCAGTTAGTAAACGAACCCTTAATGGTTGTAACTTCATTAGTTTAAAATACCTGGATTTATTATGTACAAATAtttggaaattaaaaatattttcaatacatttattatgagaaaaaatgaaatatatcattttatatatatgctttaggaattatattagagtgtttgattgatttaaggaatagaaatgaaatatgctTTAAacgacataaatacccttaatAAATatctagtaataataataataataataataatattcatattctaATTACATAGAGTTTATATCCAAATCATATAACCTATGGGCTTGTTTGGCAATCAGCGGTTAGCGATTATCAGAAAGCGGATtatattagcgggtttgaccagcagtttgtaaatttctttttttttttttggtaaaattatctgtttaaattagcggttaacatgtaaaatgacctataaggacattcatgatattattaatattaatattatgtaataataaaataaaacttataataatattaataacactaataagaaaaaaaaaaggaataataataataatacaaaaaaaaaattatatataaaatatttttttaaacacaaatgagaGTTTTTTTTATCTCACATTGATAACTCAAGGagaggagctcatttgagctAAGAGATGCAttgcttttcttttaaaattaacaacaaGATGTGAAGCTTTAAAGAGCCAAAAGCTCCTTCATTTAAGGAGCCataattgctcttagttacaatttttttttattttaaataagagTGTTTTGGGAAAAGGaaggttttttcccaaaatgtcatggaataaaattagaaataacAACATTAGGCTAATACCTAGGAAGCCTAACATTAAGGTTTTACCAAATAGCGGAATAAGCCTATTATTAAGAATGTTATTCCATTCCATgcctattccacgaaccaaacttGTCATTAGTGAAATTCAAACCACCTCATAGTCACAATCTTTAAGTCCGATAACAAACTAACTGCACTAAATCCCGAAAAAATGGCCCGTATTACCATTGAAGGGGTagatattactccgtattatatagtATAGTATGAAGAGGAAGTGTAGAGCAGGCGGCACCACATGGGTTTTGCATATACTAATTAACAACGCATTGAAAACAACAAATCCCACTATTTATACCACCTCACCACCATTCCCAACTCACCTCTCAATTCAACTCTCACCTCCATCTCCGATCCATTCCTGCCACAAAATGTGTATTGCTTCCTCAGACCAGATTCCATTCCGCAACCTCAACATTCCTACGCATAAAAAACGGCGGAGCCGACGACGTTCCAACTTCCAAGTCCACAGCCTaacaaggtatatatatatatatatatatatacccatcTTTCAAAACCAATTAATCTGATATGAtcttctgttttctgttttctgttttcatgTCGGGTAATTGTAACTTCTAGATATGGTACTAAAGAATTCTCGACATTaagaagcaaattaaattaacttatgaaattaattaagggTTACATACGTTGTTGGTTGGTCAGGAGACTAGTGCAGAAGAGACTCGGAGGGGAAGAAGACGAGGAGATTGAGGTGATGAACTTGGAATTGTACTTGAAGAACATAAGTATGATGAAAGAGAATGAGATGTTGAGGAAGAAGGCTAACCTCCTGCATCAAGAGAACCTTGCTCTACTCTCTCTGTTTCAACAGAGGTTTAATTACTTGCCTCCACCCTGCACTCTCCactgaagtatatatatatatatatatattgttgtgtaatgtatttattatattcattagTTCAAGTCGTTGTTCGTTTCTGGTCTTTAATTTGCTCCAGCGActctgccgccgccgccgttgcCTCGCCGGAATCTTTTCTCACGTTCTGCTAATAACTTAGTATTAATGGAAGCAATGATAGATATCCATCACTAGTATTATTTCAGGAAATTAATTACCCTTCTCTCAtctgtcctttttttttttttttttttttttttttttaaaNTAGGAATTATATTAGAGTGTTTGATTgatttaaggaatagaaatgaaatatgctTTAAacgacataaatacccttaatAAATatctagtaataataataataataataataatattcatattctaATTACATAGAGTTTATATCCAAATCATATAACCTATGGGCTTGTTTGGCAATCAGCGGTTAGCGATTATCAGAAAGCGGATtatattagcgggtttgaccagcagtttgtaaatttctttttttttttttggtaaaattatctgtttaaattagcggttaacatgtaaaatgacctataaggacattcatgatattattaatattaatattatgtaataataaaataaaacttataataatattaataacactaataagaaaaaaaaaaggaataataataataatacaaaaaaaaaattatatataaaatatttttttaaacacaaatgagaGTTTTTTTTATCTCACATTGATAACTCAAGGagaggagctcatttgagctAAGAGATGCAttgcttttcttttaaaattaacaacaaGATGTGAAGCTTTAAAGAGCCAAAAGCTCCTTCATTTAAGGAGCCataattgctcttagttacaatttttttttattttaaataagagTGTTTTGGGAAAAGGaaggttttttcccaaaatgtcatggaataaaattagaaataacAACATTAGGCTAATACCTAGGAAGCCTAACATTAAGGTTTTACCAAATAGCGGAATAAGCCTATTATTAAGAATGTTATTCCATTCCATgcctattccacgaaccaaacttGTCATTAGTGAAATTCAAACCACCTCATAGTCACAATCTTTAAGTCCGATAACAAACTAACTGCACTAAATCCCGAAAAAATGGCCCGTATTACCATTGAAGGGGTagatattactccgtattatatagtATAGTATGAAGAGGAAGTGTAGAGCAGGCGGCACCACATGGGTTTTGCATATACTAATTAACAACGCATTGAAAACAACAAATCCCACTATTTATACCACCTCACCACCATTCCCAACTCACCTCTCAATTCAACTCTCACCTCCATCTCCGATCCATTCCTGCCACAAAATGTGTATTGCTTCCTCAGACCAGATTCCATTCCGCAACCTCAACATTCCTACGCATAAAAAACGGCGGAGCCGACGACGTTCCAACTTCCAAGTCCACAGCCTaacaaggtatatatatatatatatatatatacccatcTTTCAAAACCAATTAATCTGATATGAtcttctgttttctgttttctgttttcatgTCGGGTAATTGTAACTTCTAGATATGGTACTAAAGAATTCTCGACATTaagaagcaaattaaattaacttatgaaattaattaagggTTACATACGTTGTTGGTTGGTCAGGAGACTAGTGCAGAAGAGACTCGGAGGGGAAGAAGACGAGGAGATTGAGGTGATGAACTTGGAATTGTACTTGAAGAACATAAGTATGATGAAAGAGAATGAGATGTTGAGGAAGAAGGCTAACCTCCTGCATCAAGAGAACCTTGCTCTACTCTCTCTGTTTCAACAGAGGTTTAATTACTTGCCTCCACCCTGCACTCTCCactgaagtatatatatatatatatatattgttgtgtaatgtatttattatattcattagTTCAAGTCGTTGTTCGTTTCTGGTCTTTAATTTGCTCCAGCGActctgccgccgccgccgttgcCTCGCCGGAATCTTTTCTCACGTTCTGCTAATAACTTAGTATTAATGGAAGCAATGATAGA encodes:
- the LOC116026549 gene encoding protein LITTLE ZIPPER 2-like, with amino-acid sequence MCIASSDQIPFRNLNIPTHKKRRSRRRSNFQVHSLTRRLVQKRLGGEEDEEIEVMNLELYLKNISMMKENEMLRKKANLLHQENLALLSLFQQRFNYLPPPCTLH